A stretch of Triticum aestivum cultivar Chinese Spring chromosome 1D, IWGSC CS RefSeq v2.1, whole genome shotgun sequence DNA encodes these proteins:
- the LOC123181190 gene encoding low-temperature-induced 65 kDa protein isoform X2, which produces MDAPAMLTRKHVPENIAEEGGHQQMHRDEKQHKPVLKKVKDKVKKIKNSIAGHGHGNGNGHDHDHEQDTGGSNSTEEDEEDAAMREAEVEKGGYQQDVEDKPIFADSSPELHGAPMYDSERIPAAAKEVKHNDAPGARLGDIGGPAAAHEVKRDDAAGVRVGDFGGPAAAHEVRRDDAAGERLGDFGGPASAKEVQRDDTQGVRLGDLGGPVVEDPAAPNSRTPMPRGGEDIGATDVVRDFEAMTVSDDPKQVDVSKEYEAMPVSDGTGEEWNDAPTDAEYTGSYTDRLKNTAAGTTEYGKKLASTVYEKVAGVGTVVASKAQQVTPGFGAGGNAQDESSATAAPESMTAGAGKRDLDLPQEGTPASFTGTEELKNAATDAAGAEGLKNAATDATTEGAPGATYTDKIMSAAAGTTEYGKKLASTVYEKVAGVGTAVASKAQQVTQSAGTAIPGVGAQDGATTSATATPGVGAQDGATTRATATPGAGGPGNGQDKGVTGVTAYIAEKLRPGEEERSLSEAITGAVQQRKEGVGSTVAKAREVPAQAVTRARGAVTSLTGGNRVSETVQPTTEGNIGEGVAAEGPVLHGEAPRTNTNVM; this is translated from the exons ATGGACGCGCCGGCCATGCTCACGCGCAAGCACGTCCCCGAGAACATCGCCG AGGAGGGCGGGCATCAACAGATGCACCGGGACGAGAAGCAGCACAAGCCGGTGCTCAAGAAGGTCAAGGACAAGGTGAAGAAGATCAAGAACTCCATCGCCGGCCACGGCCACGGCAACGGCAACGGCCACGATCACGATCACGAGCAGGACACCGGTGGCAGCAACAGCactgaggaggacgaggaggatgcGGCGATGAGGGAAGCCGAGGTGGAGAAGGGCGGCtaccagcaagacgtcgaggacaAGCCCATTTTCGCGGACTCCAGCCCCGAGCTGCACGGCGCACCCA TGTACGACTCGGAGAGGATCCcggcggcggccaaggaggtgaAGCACAACGACGCTCCGGGGGCGCGGCTTGGTGACATTGGCGGCCCGGCAGCGGCGCATGAGGTGAAGCGCGACGACGCCGCGGGGGTGCGGGTCGGCGACTTCGGCGGCCCGGCAGCGGCGCATGAGGTGAGACGCGACGACGCCGCGGGGGAGCGGCTCGGCGACTTCGGCGGCCCGGCGTCGGCGAAGGAGGTGCAGCGCGACGACACCCAGGGGGTGCGGCTCGGCGATCTCGGCGGCCCCGTCGTCGAGGACCCGGCCGCGCCGAACTCGAGGACGCCCATGCCGCGAGGTGGCGAGGACATCGGCGCCACGGACGTCGTCCGTGACTTCGAGGCGATGACTGTGTCGGACGACCCCAAGCAAGTCGACGTGAGCAAAGAGTATGAGGCAATGCCGGTGTCGGACGGCACCGGGGAGGAATGGAACGACGCACCCACGGACGCCGAGTACACCGGGAGCTACACGGACAGGCTCAAGAATACGGCGGCTGGCACGACAGAGTACGGCAAGAAGCTGGCGAGCACGGTGTATGAGAAGGTCGCCGGCGTCGGCACGGTCGTGGCGAGCAAGGCGCAGCAGGTCACCCCCGGCTTCGGCGCTGGCGGGAACGCGCAGGACGAGTCCAGCGCAACTGCCGCCCCTGAATCGATGACCGCAGGTGCCGGGAAGAGGGACCTCGACTTGCCGCAAGAGGGAACGCCGGCGTCGTTCACCGGCACGGAGGAACTGAAGAACGCGGCCACGGACGCGGCGGGCGCGGAGGGGCTGAAGAACGCGGCCACGGACGCGACGACGGAGGGCGCGCCTGGCGCGACGTACACCGACAAGATCATGTCCGCGGCGGCGGGCACCACGGAGTACGGCAAGAAGCTGGCTAGCACGGTGTACGAGAAGGTCGCCGGCGTGGGCACGGCCGTGGCGAGCAAGGCGCAGCAGGTGACACAATCGGCCGGCACCGCTATTCCTGGCGTCGGCGCGCAGGACGGCGCCACCACCAGTGCCACGGCCACCCCAGGCGTCGGTGCGCAGGACGGCGCCACCACAAGGGCGACGGCCACCCCTGGCGCGGGTGGACCGGGGAACGGGCAGGACAAGGGGGTGACCGGCGTGACAGCCTACATCGCCGAGAAGCTGCGCCCGGGCGAGGAGGAGCGCTCCCTGAGCGAGGCCATCACCGGCGCCGTGCAGCAGCGCAAGGAGGGGGTCGGGAGCACGGTGGCCAAGGCGCGAGAGGTGCCGGCACAGGCGGTGACCAGGGCGCGCGGCGCTGTCACGTCGCTCACCGGCGGGAACCGCGTCTCGGAGACCGTGCAGCCCACCACAG AGGGGAACATCGGGGAGGGCGTCGCGGCGGAGGGGCCGGTGCTTCACGGCGAGGCTCCGAGGACCAACACGAATGTGATGTGA
- the LOC123181190 gene encoding low-temperature-induced 65 kDa protein isoform X1 — MDAPAMLTRKHVPENIAAEEGGHQQMHRDEKQHKPVLKKVKDKVKKIKNSIAGHGHGNGNGHDHDHEQDTGGSNSTEEDEEDAAMREAEVEKGGYQQDVEDKPIFADSSPELHGAPMYDSERIPAAAKEVKHNDAPGARLGDIGGPAAAHEVKRDDAAGVRVGDFGGPAAAHEVRRDDAAGERLGDFGGPASAKEVQRDDTQGVRLGDLGGPVVEDPAAPNSRTPMPRGGEDIGATDVVRDFEAMTVSDDPKQVDVSKEYEAMPVSDGTGEEWNDAPTDAEYTGSYTDRLKNTAAGTTEYGKKLASTVYEKVAGVGTVVASKAQQVTPGFGAGGNAQDESSATAAPESMTAGAGKRDLDLPQEGTPASFTGTEELKNAATDAAGAEGLKNAATDATTEGAPGATYTDKIMSAAAGTTEYGKKLASTVYEKVAGVGTAVASKAQQVTQSAGTAIPGVGAQDGATTSATATPGVGAQDGATTRATATPGAGGPGNGQDKGVTGVTAYIAEKLRPGEEERSLSEAITGAVQQRKEGVGSTVAKAREVPAQAVTRARGAVTSLTGGNRVSETVQPTTEGNIGEGVAAEGPVLHGEAPRTNTNVM, encoded by the exons ATGGACGCGCCGGCCATGCTCACGCGCAAGCACGTCCCCGAGAACATCGCCG CAGAGGAGGGCGGGCATCAACAGATGCACCGGGACGAGAAGCAGCACAAGCCGGTGCTCAAGAAGGTCAAGGACAAGGTGAAGAAGATCAAGAACTCCATCGCCGGCCACGGCCACGGCAACGGCAACGGCCACGATCACGATCACGAGCAGGACACCGGTGGCAGCAACAGCactgaggaggacgaggaggatgcGGCGATGAGGGAAGCCGAGGTGGAGAAGGGCGGCtaccagcaagacgtcgaggacaAGCCCATTTTCGCGGACTCCAGCCCCGAGCTGCACGGCGCACCCA TGTACGACTCGGAGAGGATCCcggcggcggccaaggaggtgaAGCACAACGACGCTCCGGGGGCGCGGCTTGGTGACATTGGCGGCCCGGCAGCGGCGCATGAGGTGAAGCGCGACGACGCCGCGGGGGTGCGGGTCGGCGACTTCGGCGGCCCGGCAGCGGCGCATGAGGTGAGACGCGACGACGCCGCGGGGGAGCGGCTCGGCGACTTCGGCGGCCCGGCGTCGGCGAAGGAGGTGCAGCGCGACGACACCCAGGGGGTGCGGCTCGGCGATCTCGGCGGCCCCGTCGTCGAGGACCCGGCCGCGCCGAACTCGAGGACGCCCATGCCGCGAGGTGGCGAGGACATCGGCGCCACGGACGTCGTCCGTGACTTCGAGGCGATGACTGTGTCGGACGACCCCAAGCAAGTCGACGTGAGCAAAGAGTATGAGGCAATGCCGGTGTCGGACGGCACCGGGGAGGAATGGAACGACGCACCCACGGACGCCGAGTACACCGGGAGCTACACGGACAGGCTCAAGAATACGGCGGCTGGCACGACAGAGTACGGCAAGAAGCTGGCGAGCACGGTGTATGAGAAGGTCGCCGGCGTCGGCACGGTCGTGGCGAGCAAGGCGCAGCAGGTCACCCCCGGCTTCGGCGCTGGCGGGAACGCGCAGGACGAGTCCAGCGCAACTGCCGCCCCTGAATCGATGACCGCAGGTGCCGGGAAGAGGGACCTCGACTTGCCGCAAGAGGGAACGCCGGCGTCGTTCACCGGCACGGAGGAACTGAAGAACGCGGCCACGGACGCGGCGGGCGCGGAGGGGCTGAAGAACGCGGCCACGGACGCGACGACGGAGGGCGCGCCTGGCGCGACGTACACCGACAAGATCATGTCCGCGGCGGCGGGCACCACGGAGTACGGCAAGAAGCTGGCTAGCACGGTGTACGAGAAGGTCGCCGGCGTGGGCACGGCCGTGGCGAGCAAGGCGCAGCAGGTGACACAATCGGCCGGCACCGCTATTCCTGGCGTCGGCGCGCAGGACGGCGCCACCACCAGTGCCACGGCCACCCCAGGCGTCGGTGCGCAGGACGGCGCCACCACAAGGGCGACGGCCACCCCTGGCGCGGGTGGACCGGGGAACGGGCAGGACAAGGGGGTGACCGGCGTGACAGCCTACATCGCCGAGAAGCTGCGCCCGGGCGAGGAGGAGCGCTCCCTGAGCGAGGCCATCACCGGCGCCGTGCAGCAGCGCAAGGAGGGGGTCGGGAGCACGGTGGCCAAGGCGCGAGAGGTGCCGGCACAGGCGGTGACCAGGGCGCGCGGCGCTGTCACGTCGCTCACCGGCGGGAACCGCGTCTCGGAGACCGTGCAGCCCACCACAG AGGGGAACATCGGGGAGGGCGTCGCGGCGGAGGGGCCGGTGCTTCACGGCGAGGCTCCGAGGACCAACACGAATGTGATGTGA